A stretch of Brachyhypopomus gauderio isolate BG-103 chromosome 3, BGAUD_0.2, whole genome shotgun sequence DNA encodes these proteins:
- the galk1 gene encoding galactokinase produces the protein MARRTCEPVSGVVAEARRVYQETFGGSAGVAVCAPGRVNLIGEHTDYNQGLVLPMALPLVTVMVGSKTSGQSCSVATTAESADEPRKVDFDLPTDTAPLIRVEPAWANYVKGVVQHYRARPLPAFKAVIASNVPLGGGLSSSASLEVAVYTFLQQLCPDDGDKVAKALACQQAEHTHAGMPCGIMDQFVSVLGKEGHALLIDCRSLEASAVPMADPDVVILITNSNVRHSLTGSEYPSRRKQCEKAAAILGKSSLREATVQDLEDAKDRLDSETYRRARHVIEEIERTARAAEALRGGAYQEFGKLMVESHNSLRDLYEVSCPELDALVTAAMDVDGVFGSRMTGGGFGGCTVTLLQAEATERAMKHIEGRYSGCPTFYITTPSEGARVLSV, from the exons ATGGCCAGACGTACATGTGAACCAGTGTCGGGTGTAGTTGCCGAGGCGCGCCGGGTGTACCAGGAGACCTTCGGGGGGTCTGCAGGTGTGGCGGTCTGTGCTCCCGGGCGTGTCAATCTCATTGGAGAGCACACCGATTACAATCAAGGATTGGTTCTACCAATG GCTTTACCACTGGTGACAGTTATGGTGGGCAGCAAAACCTCTGGCCAAAGCTGCTCTGTTGCAACCACTGCAGAATCTGCGGATGAGCCCAGGAAGGTGGACTTTGACCTACCAACAGACACTGCACCTCTGATAAGAGTGGAGCCAGCCTGGGCCAATTATGTTAAAGGAGTGGTGCAACACTACAGAG CTCGCCCCTTGCCCGCGTTTAAAGCTGTAATAGCCAGCAATGTGCCACTAGGGGGCGGACTATCCAGCTCGGCTTCACTTGAAGTGGCTGTGTACACTTTCCTCCAGCAATTGTGTCCAG ATGATGGGGATAAAGTAGCAAAGGCATTAGCATGCCAGCAGGCAGAGCATACTCATGCTGGGATGCCCTGTGGAATAATGGACCAGTTTGTCTCTGTGCTAGGCAAAGAGGGCCATGCACTGCTTATTGACTGCAG atCTTTGGAGGCCAGTGCTGTTCCTATGGCTGATCCTGATGTGGTCATCCTTATCACCAACTCCAATGTGAGGCACTCACTAACAGGAAGCGAATATCCCAGCAGACGCAAGCAGTGTGAGAAGGCAGCAGCCATTTTGGGCAAGAGCAGTTTAAGAGAGGCCACGGTGCAAGATCTTGAAG ATGCCAAAGATCGTTTGGACAGTGAGACATACCGACGAGCGCGTCATGTGATCGAGGAGATTGAGCGCACAGCACGGGCAGCTGAGGCGCTAAGGGGAGGGGCTTATCAAGAGTTTGGAAAACTAATGGTGGAAAGCCACAATTCCCTCAG AGACCTGTACGAGGTCAGCTGCCCAGAGTTAGATGCGCTGGTAACTGCAGCAATGGATGTTGATGGAGTCTTTGGGAGTCGGATGACGGGTGGAGGATTTGGTGGATGTACAGTCACGCTGCTCCAGGCAGAGGCCACAGAGAGAGCTATGAAGCACATAGAG GGAAGATATAGTGGATGCCCCACCTTTTACATAACTACACCATCAGAGGGCGCTCGCGTCCTCAGTGTGTGA
- the twnk gene encoding twinkle mtDNA helicase, with protein sequence MWARPSSSLAACILRAGCIFRHAQFSSPIYLYYLKDPCLQYFVRNHTWYHRGRAKPTVLKDFIRTLKRDTKSTIEVSVDPVTVTDIKQYLRSKSIPFHDGFSCLHAPSIFGGPKSDLLDGSGKESYSMFIDKTTGQFLCKDTLVEGTWEDLQDCLEVMQKEGHISISPDVLLSYSESIEEQEERKTEMKEVSRIWSASLNLTDLLEEDVQLVKTMFQINKLTGTTLKKFVVRYFKPTKSLVFPWYSFGGSSLRGIKLLSAATKENGQVFYTEATVPKSANYHNLFGLHLVGRKDAEVVLTGSEIDSMAVSQATGLPTVALPRGVSCLPPVLLPYLEQFRKVTLWLGGDMRSWEASKIFSRKLGLKRCFLVRPGELQPCPNEALVQGRNLARIIKASIPAAHKSIVSFKQLREDVYGELANVEQVAGIKWARFPELNRILKGHRNGELTVFTGPTGSGKTTFISEYALDLCMQGVNTLWGSFEIKNVRLAKIMLTQFSMQRLEENLEQYDSWADKFEELPLYFMTFHGQQNVKTVLDTMQHAVYLYDISHVIIDNLQFMMGQENLSVDKFAVQDQIIGAFRKFATHNSCHVTLIIHPRKEEDDKELQTASIFGTAKASQEADNVLILQEKKLVTCPGRRCLQVAKNRFDGDVGIFPLEFNKTSLTFSAPVKSKQKLRKVKADKTDNPEQPETEVQENTAKALKPTRASKGSKTVTRSSAGKCEISEEGKKQ encoded by the exons ATGTGGGCAAGACCTTCTTCGAGTCTTGCAGCCTGTATCTTGAGGGCAGGCTGTATTTTTAGACATGCTCAGTTTTCTTCACCGATATATCTTTACTACCTTAAGGACCCCTGCTTGCAGTATTTTGTACGGAATCACACTTGGTATCACCGTGGAAGAGCAAAGCCTAcagttttaaaggattttatcagAACATTAAAAAGAGACACAAAGTCTACAATAGAAGTTTCTGTTGATCCTGTCACAGTAACGGACATAAAGCAATATCTACGGTCCAAGAGTATTCCCTTCCATGATGGCTTTAGCTGCTTACATGCTCCCAGTATTTTTGGGGGACCAAAATCAGACTTACTTGATGGATCTGGGAAGGAAAGTTATTCTATGTTCATTGACAAAACTACTGGACAGTTTCTCTGCAAGGACACACTGGTAGAAGGAACATGGGAAGATTTGCAGGATTGCTTGGAGGTGATGCAGAAAGAGGGGCATATCTCAATCAGTCCTGACGTGCTGCTGAGCTATTCTGAGAGCatagaggagcaggaggagagaaagacggAGATGAAGGAGGTTAGTAGAATTTGGAGTGCCTCTCTGAATCTCACAGATCTCCTCGAGGAAGATGTGCAGCTCGTTAAAACTATGTTCCAGATTAATAAGCTCACCGGCACGACCCTGAAAAAGTTTGTGGTGAGATACTTCAAGCCCACCAAAAGTCTTGTGTTTCCTTGGTATAGTTTTGGAGGCTCAAGCCTCCGTGGCATAAAACTACTGTCTGCTGCGACTAAAGAAAATGGGCAGGTCTTCTATACGGAAGCTACTGTTCCCAAGTCGGCCAACTACCACAACCTTTTTGGGCTCCATTTAGTGGGACGTAAAGATGCGGAGGTGGTTCTCACTGGAAGTGAAATTGACAGCATGGCGGTGAGTCAGGCCACAGGGCTCCCGACGGTTGCCTTGCCACGGGGGGTCAGTTGCCTTCCACCAGTGCTTCTTCCGTACCTGGAACAGTTCAGGAAGGTCACGTTGTGGTTGGGAGGGGATATGCGGTCTTGGGAGGCTTCAAAAATCTTTTCAAGGAAACTAGGCCTGAAGCGTTGCTTTCTTGTGCGGCCAGGGGAGCTACAGCCGTGCCCTAACGAGGCACTGGTCCAGGGAAGGAACCTTGCTCGTATTATTAAGGCCTCCATCCCTGCTGCACACAAGTCCATAGTGTCCTTCAAGCAGCTCAGAGAAGATGTTTATGGGGAGCTGGCCAATGTGGAGCAGGTAGCTGGGATAAAGTGGGCACGTTTTCCTGAGCTAAATCGAATCCTGAAAGGACATCGAAATGGAGAACTGACTGTTTTCACAG GGCCCACTGGCAGTGGAAAAACCACTTTCATCAGTGAGTATGCCCTTGACCTGTGTATGCAAGGCGTGAACACACTGTGGGGCAGCTTCGAGATCAAGAATGTGCGTTTGGCCAAGATCATGCTCACCCAGTTCTCCATGCAAAGACTGGAGGAAAACCTTGAGCAGTACGATTCCTGGGCAGACAAATTTGAAGAGCTCCCACTGTACTTTATGACCTTCCACGGACAACAGAACGTTAA GACAGTCCTGGACACTATGCAGCATGCTGTTTATCTCTATGACATCAGTCATGTGATCATTGACAACCTGCAATTTATGATGGGCCAGGAGAATCTGTCTGTAGACAA GTTTGCAGTACAAGACCAAATTATTGGAGCTTTCAGGAAGTTTGCAACACACAACAGCTGTCATGTGACCCTCATCATCCACCCTAGGAAAGAGGAAGATGACAAAGAACTACAGACAGCATCCATATTTGGCACAGCAAAG GCCAGCCAGGAGGCTGATAATGTGCTCATCCTCCAGGAGAAGAAGCTTGTGACGTGTCCAGGTCGCAGATGCCTGCAGGTAGCCAAGAATCGCTTCGACGGGGATGTGGGGATCTTCCCGCTGGAGTTCAACAAGACCTCGCTAACCTTCTCTGCCCCAGTCAAGAGCAAGCAAAAACTGCGCAAGGTCAAAGCAGACAAAACGGACAACCCCGAGCAACCGGAGACCGAGGTCCAGGAAAACACTGCGAAAGCCCTGAAGCCCACAAGGGCTTCCAAAGGCTCCAAGACTGTGACGAGATCGTCAGCTGGAAAATGTGAAATAAGTGAAGAGGGAAAGAAACAGTAG
- the mrpl43 gene encoding large ribosomal subunit protein mL43 encodes MTARGTPSRFLQSVLQNGVGRYVCQLKRVSIMFSKKAQSSLGVREFIEDGVVDFARKNPGIVVYVSPHTSRVPKVVAEYLNGNVTEELVTNKTSKQIAELITKMSNQSGLDIIRIRKPFHTDSPSIQGQWHPFTNRPPSKDPVGPQAE; translated from the exons ATGACTGCTCGAGGCACTCCTAGTCGTTTTTTACAAAGCGTTCTTCAAAATGGAGTGGGTCGCTACGTTTGTCAGCTGAAGCGTGTGTCCATCATGTTTTCCAAGAAAGCGCAGAGTTCGTTAGGAGTCAG GGAGTTTATTGAAGATGGTGTAGTTGACTTTGCCAGAAAGAACCCAGGAATTGTCGTCTACGtgtctccacacacctccagggTACCAAAAGTAGTTGCTGAATATC TAAATGGTAATGTGACCGAAGAACTCGTCACCAATAAAACGTCGAAGCAGATTGCAGAACTGATTACTAAAATGTCCAACCAATCAGGCCTGGACATTATCCGCATCCGTAAGCCCTTCCATACGGACAGCCCCAGTATACAAGGACAGTGGCATCCCTTCACCAACCGACCACCCAGCAAGGATCCAGTTGGCCCACAGGCCGAATAA
- the sema4gb gene encoding semaphorin-4G — protein MAVTVELQRSPISLTLLCCLTPILWAFPFGPLLELDVIPRITVPINGLLGCNHFHGSAINYSTLLLEEGAGILYVGAREALYALDLANVSATRNGSAIDWAASAEQKRQCLSKGRDNQTECYNYIRFLDRYNETHLYTCGTHAFRPRCAYIDVERFSFVRFEEGREKCPYDPAKGYTGLIVDGEMYSASQYEFRSNPDIRRNFPFPNLRTDEAPTRWLLEADFVGSALLRESINSSTGDDDKLYFFFTERNQEQTAYTSQTRVARVARVCKGDIGGLRTLQRKWTSFLKARLVCSVPEYELQFNVLRSVFVLEGASVHGSIFYAVFGLEWKNVKTSAVCQYSLRDVKATFDGPYMELQDSKWREYTENVPEPRPGSCIMDQHRAQLINSSRDLPDNVLMFVRRHPLMAREIQPIGGRPLLFKKSVDYTRIAVQKVTALDGRTYNVLFIGTDEGWLNKAVTVGDQVHITEELQLFKEPQPINNIVLSHKQRSVYVSASSGVVQLPFSVCVRYTSCYECVFARDPLCGWNGTQCVDISSYPDTSNLIQDVQMGNRGCENITADGSVPQRTRSVMAGDDVLLQCEIRSNLAVPRWTLNGEQLQGYGPDGGYRAGADGLLIVGAQGRQSGRYCCYAVENDVWIPVRSYMVRVQPVSRPSLHPPTDPTALPESFFTTASVLPTRPHGGPTEHSPSVAFPFGPESQTSRHKEALYISLVAVLGGLCLVLTVVLLYITFCLHSTPSGGKYTQQGTLVTAPTDRKWSSHMELKTISSHCNGRTEHGGAASMDGEFLQIVPGQGFDSPSEEPPPAPPLPMPPPLPNAEYANGFSSALPSVLRKMNGNSYVLLGQADSDMTSPLYHSFTEELNKILEKRKHTQLEVQLDESSL, from the exons GACTCCTGGGGTGTAATCATTTCCATGGCTCAGCTATAAACTACAGCACTCTGCTACTTGAGGAAGGAGCTGGGATACTGTATGTGGGGGCCAGAGAGGCTTTGTATGCTCTGGACTTAGCTAATGTCTCCGCTACCCGCAACGGCTCTGCT ATTGACTGGGCTGCATCTGCAGAGCAGAAAAGACAGTGCTTAAGTAAAGGAAGAGACAATCAG ACAGAATGCTACAATTACATCCGGTTCCTGGACCGTTATAACGAGACTCACCTCTACACCTGCGGGACCCACGCCTTCCGCCCCCGCTGCGCATACATC GATGTTGAGCGTTTCAGCTTTGTGCGTTTCGAGGAAGGCAGGGAGAAATGTCCTTATGACCCAGCAAAGGGTTACACTGGTCTCATCGTAG ATGGTGAGATGTACTCAGCCTCTCAGTACGAGTTTCGAAGCAACCCTGACATTCGACGCAACTTCCCCTTCCCAAACCTCAGGACAGACGAGGCTCCGACAAGATGGCTGCTGG AGGCGGACTTTGTTGGTTcagcattattgagggaaagcaTCAACAGCTCCACTGGGGACGATGACAAACTTTATTTCTTCTTCACGGAACGAAACCAAGAGCAGACCGCCTACACCAGTCAAACCAGAGTAGCCAGAGTGGCCAGAGTCTGTAAG GGTGACATAGGAGGTCTGAGGACTCTCCAAAGGAAGTGGACGTCCTTTCTGAAGGCGCGTCTGGTGTGCTCCGTGCCCGAGTACGAGTTGCAGTTCAACGTGCTACGCAGTGTTTTTGTGCTGGAAGGAGCTAGTGTGCATGGCAGCATCTTCTATGCTGTTTTTGGACTTGAATG gaaaaatgTTAAAACATCTGCGGTCTGCCAGTACTCCCTCAGAGATGTCAAGGCTACATTTGATGGGCCCTACATGGAACTCCAAGACTCAAAATGGAGGGAGTACACAGAGAATGTTCCAGAACCTAGGCCTGGCTCA TGTATAATGGATCAACATCGTGCTCAGCTCATAAATTCATCACGTGACCTTCCAGACAACGTGCTCATGTTTGTTAGGAGACACCCTTTGATGGCCAGAGAAATTCAACCAATAGGAGGGCGACCCCTGTTGTTCAAAAAGAGTGTTGACTACACCAGGATTGCTGTTCAGAAAGTCACAGCCTTGGATGGGAGAACCTATAATGTGCTTTTTATTGGAACAG ATGAAGGCTGGCTCAATAAAGCTGTAACAGTTGGTGATCAGGTGCACATCACTGAGGAACTCCAGCTGTTTAAGGAGCCACAGCCCATAAACAACATAGTTCTTTCACATAAACAG aggagtgtgtatgtgagtgcatCGTCCGGAGTGGTACAGCTTCCCTTCTCCGTGTGTGTGCGCTACACATCGTGCTACGAGTGTGTGTTTGCCCGAGACCCACTGTGTGGCTGGAACGGGACACAGTGTGTTGACATATCATCCTATCCGGACAC GTCTAATCTAATCCAGGATGTTCAGATGGGGAATAGAGGGTGTGAAAACATCACAGCTGATG GTTCTGTGCCCCAGCGCACTCGGTCTGTGATGGCAGGAGATGATGTTCTTCTGCAGTGTGAGATCCGCTCCAATCTGGCGGTTCCCCGATGGACCCTGAACGGAGAGCAGCTGCAAGGCTACGGCCCGGATGGAGGCTACCGGGCCGGCGCTGACGGACTACTCATCGTTGGGGCTCAGGGCAGACAGAGCGGCCGTTACTGCTGTTACGCTGTGGAGAACGATGTTTGGATTCCCGTGCGCAGCTACATGGTGAGGGTGCAGCCTGTGTCGAGACCTTCGCTCCATCCGCCCACAGACCCGACCGCTCTGCCCGAGAGTTTCTTCACCACCGCCAGTGTGCTGCCCACTCGGCCCCATGGAGGCCCCACGGAGCACTCCCCGTCCGTCGCATTCCCCTTCGGACCGGAGTCCCAAACCAGCCGACACAAAGAGGCCTTGTACATCTCCCTGGTGGCTGTTTTAGGTGGGCTGTGCCTTGTGCTGACCGTGGTTCTGCTGTACATCACCTTCTGTCTGCACAGCACCCCTAGTGGTGGGAAGTACACTCAGCAAGGGACATTGGTTACTGCTCCGACGGATCGAAAGTGGAGCTCCCACATGGAGCTGAAGACCATCTCCAGCCACTGTAATGGGAGGACCGAGCACGGTGGGGCAGCTTCAATGGACGGAGAGTTCCTGCAGATAGTTCCCGGCCAAGGTTTCGACTCCCCTAGCGAGGAGCCCCCTCCTGCACCGCCACTCCCCATGCCACCGCCCCTGCCAAACGCAGAGTATGCCAATGGCTTCTCATCTGCCTTGCCAAGTGTTTTGAGGAAGATGAACGGAAACAGCTATGTTCTTCTGGGGCAGGCAGACTCGGATATGACTTCTCCTCTCTACCATTCCTTCACAGAAGAGCTCAACAAGATTTTAGAGAAGAGGAAACACACGCAGCTGGAGGTACAGCTAGACGAGAGCTCTCTGTAG